One Candidatus Devosia phytovorans genomic window carries:
- a CDS encoding VOC family protein, whose translation MALNEIEVITLLADDIAATKAFYHRVFKAESLFADAVSEVLRFGGLIVNLLQATQGPELVTPIPVAPAVAGVRMMLTIKVENVDATCAELEGLGVALLNGPIDRPWGRRTAAFADPAGHVWEVAQEIG comes from the coding sequence GTGGCCCTCAATGAAATCGAAGTCATTACCCTGCTCGCCGACGACATCGCGGCCACCAAGGCCTTCTATCACCGGGTGTTCAAGGCAGAATCCCTGTTCGCCGACGCGGTTTCTGAAGTGCTCCGGTTTGGTGGGTTGATCGTCAATCTACTGCAAGCGACGCAAGGGCCGGAATTGGTCACGCCGATCCCGGTGGCGCCCGCTGTCGCCGGTGTGCGCATGATGCTGACCATCAAAGTCGAGAATGTCGATGCGACCTGTGCCGAGCTCGAAGGGCTGGGTGTTGCGCTCCTCAACGGTCCGATCGACCGCCCATGGGGGCGCCGCACCGCAGCTTTCGCAGATCCTGCCGGCCATGTCTGGGAAGTGGCGCAGGAAATCGGCTGA
- a CDS encoding helix-turn-helix domain-containing protein: MRNTAQEAALYVQRWNENAQGSTPDCPVRGVLDKISDKWSMLLVMTLASGPRRFNQLRREVPDISQKMLTQTLRDLQRDGMVARKVFDTKPPSVEYRLTPLGESIIVPFGHLIEWASSNHSRIGAARVEFDVAA; encoded by the coding sequence ATGCGCAACACTGCCCAAGAAGCTGCCCTCTACGTGCAGCGCTGGAACGAAAATGCCCAGGGGTCGACGCCCGACTGCCCCGTGCGCGGCGTGCTCGACAAGATTTCCGACAAGTGGAGCATGCTGCTGGTGATGACCCTGGCCAGCGGCCCGCGCCGCTTCAACCAGCTGCGCCGCGAAGTGCCCGATATCTCGCAGAAAATGCTGACCCAGACGCTGCGTGACCTGCAGCGCGATGGCATGGTGGCGCGAAAGGTCTTCGACACCAAGCCGCCGTCGGTGGAATATCGGCTGACCCCGCTGGGAGAGTCGATCATCGTGCCGTTTGGCCATCTGATCGAATGGGCCTCCAGCAACCACTCCCGCATTGGTGCGGCCCGCGTCGAATTCGACGTGGCCGCCTAG
- a CDS encoding NAD(P)H-binding protein, with protein MTLFKDQTLLVTGAGGNLGRLAVEELLARGATKIVAGTRDTAKLADLAAKGVDVRHLDFDDADSIAKALAGVERMLLVSTIAPNRLEQQTKAVAAAKAAGVKYIAYTSAPNARPNADAGGITDHYWTEQAVAASGLDFTLLRNHIYADMTIVGAGPALASGQLFDATNGGGRNYVTRLDTARTAAGALLSATGKEIVDVTGPAPVTQEEVAALYTRLTGKSVTRVGLTGEQLQGGLEAAGVHPFMAALLVAFDLDAAAGFHAVVTDVVERFSGRKPETLESFLTANKAALTA; from the coding sequence ATGACGCTATTCAAGGATCAGACCCTGCTGGTGACCGGTGCCGGTGGCAATCTCGGCCGTCTCGCGGTGGAAGAGCTGCTGGCGCGCGGCGCGACGAAGATCGTCGCCGGTACCCGTGATACCGCCAAGCTGGCCGATCTGGCTGCGAAGGGTGTGGACGTCCGTCACCTCGATTTCGATGACGCCGACAGCATCGCCAAGGCCCTTGCCGGCGTGGAGCGCATGCTCCTGGTCTCGACCATCGCGCCCAATCGCCTGGAACAGCAGACCAAAGCCGTCGCGGCTGCCAAGGCTGCCGGCGTCAAATACATCGCCTATACCTCGGCCCCCAATGCCCGCCCCAATGCGGACGCTGGCGGCATCACCGATCATTACTGGACCGAACAGGCGGTCGCGGCCTCCGGCCTCGATTTCACCCTGCTGCGCAATCACATCTATGCGGACATGACCATTGTCGGTGCTGGCCCGGCGCTGGCCAGCGGTCAGCTCTTCGATGCCACCAATGGCGGTGGCCGCAACTATGTGACCCGTCTCGATACGGCCCGTACCGCCGCCGGCGCCCTGCTCTCGGCAACGGGCAAGGAGATTGTCGACGTCACCGGCCCTGCCCCGGTCACGCAGGAGGAAGTCGCCGCGCTCTACACCAGACTCACCGGCAAGAGCGTTACCCGCGTCGGCCTCACCGGCGAGCAGTTGCAGGGTGGTCTTGAAGCCGCTGGCGTGCACCCGTTCATGGCGGCGCTGCTGGTTGCCTTCGACCTCGACGCTGCGGCTGGCTTCCACGCCGTCGTTACCGATGTGGTGGAACGCTTCTCCGGCCGCAAGCCGGAAACGCTGGAAAGCTTCCTCACCGCCAACAAGGCCGCCCTCACCGCCTGA
- a CDS encoding efflux RND transporter permease subunit, with protein MAAGSPFKRLWARFVHDRSIGFGLEHVGLTTLRYPRAIAMVVLAFSIFCITQLPKLGIDGDLMRIFAHSGEHYDAYEHLSDTFGTFENDIYVLVSSPRLTEPETLERVRELAFDLELNDYAVGSMSPFSLRTPVGNGGSVPSVPENLDNFGDVARALSHLQQNDPMMRNLITPDLSGMVIIMFPDQQKVRQDGTRAMIEAVRKTVAYYADDNISIELTGPPLWTSEMLAAAVTDQTQFTVWGFALGAIIALFALRSLPGALLVAATPFLAVMWTMGMVLLLFGSFSFLTIIVTTLVLVISFAESMFFVFNWLAYWRDGMEPNKAVDATVKLVGPAAALTMLTTFVSFASLALTPGQGVYEFAISGAIGTFLLFVCLMTFMPLMLKTAIRLGFKAPRRSSYVLTAPLPVSWFIASRFGRPLSIAAIVVTVLLLIPYGLIKPHFSFEYFVAKDSAALSTAEQIDDGVGGVAPLYIRVPLAGNDPNMSDADFATVQTAHRILESHIGENKVISAASITNYVESGFSREEVFESVGPFMRQRFVTDDGSQALITGFMPVILASEDLKQLVADVSQELQAAGVEGAEIGGLRVLTTFGTDQIVTGLQLDLTLSVIINIALIGFAFQSYRVALASAIPNLFPVLGTIAWLYVTGQGMQLTTVIALTIAFGIAVDDTVHFLSHYLHSRREEGRSHIDAVRHTLDRIGGAIVGTTIILCAGVIIVAFSDLPQVALFGSLFIATLLFALVGDLFILPALMVAGGKFFHPLGRIRVATVDHDATPDDPTGDTITGDGGTEGHSSPA; from the coding sequence TTGGCTGCCGGTTCCCCGTTCAAGCGTCTCTGGGCGCGTTTCGTCCATGATCGATCGATCGGCTTCGGCCTCGAACATGTCGGGCTGACCACGCTGCGCTATCCGCGCGCCATCGCTATGGTCGTGCTGGCCTTTTCCATCTTCTGCATCACGCAACTGCCCAAGCTCGGCATTGATGGCGACCTGATGCGCATCTTCGCCCATTCCGGCGAGCATTACGACGCCTATGAGCACCTGTCCGACACCTTCGGCACTTTCGAGAACGACATCTATGTCCTCGTTTCCTCGCCGCGCCTGACCGAGCCCGAGACGCTGGAGCGGGTGCGCGAGCTCGCCTTCGATCTCGAGCTCAATGACTATGCCGTGGGCAGCATGTCGCCCTTCAGCCTGCGCACGCCGGTCGGCAATGGCGGTTCCGTGCCGTCCGTGCCGGAAAACCTCGACAATTTCGGCGATGTGGCGCGGGCGCTGAGCCACCTGCAGCAGAACGATCCGATGATGCGCAACCTGATCACGCCGGACCTTTCCGGCATGGTCATCATCATGTTCCCCGACCAGCAAAAGGTGCGCCAAGACGGCACTCGGGCCATGATCGAGGCCGTGCGCAAGACCGTCGCCTACTACGCCGATGACAATATTTCCATCGAGCTGACCGGCCCGCCGCTCTGGACTTCGGAGATGCTGGCGGCGGCCGTGACTGACCAGACCCAGTTTACCGTCTGGGGCTTTGCCCTGGGCGCCATCATCGCGCTGTTTGCCCTGCGCTCGCTGCCCGGTGCGCTGCTGGTCGCGGCCACGCCATTCCTGGCCGTCATGTGGACCATGGGCATGGTGCTGCTGCTGTTTGGCTCCTTCTCCTTCCTCACCATCATCGTCACCACGCTGGTGCTGGTGATCAGCTTTGCCGAGTCGATGTTCTTCGTCTTCAACTGGCTGGCCTATTGGCGCGACGGCATGGAGCCCAACAAGGCGGTCGATGCGACGGTCAAGCTCGTCGGCCCGGCCGCGGCGCTGACCATGCTCACCACTTTCGTCAGCTTCGCTTCCCTGGCGCTGACGCCCGGCCAGGGCGTCTATGAATTCGCCATCTCCGGCGCCATCGGCACCTTCCTGCTGTTTGTCTGCCTCATGACCTTCATGCCGCTGATGCTGAAAACCGCGATCCGGCTCGGCTTCAAGGCGCCGCGCCGCAGCAGCTACGTCTTGACCGCTCCCCTGCCCGTCAGCTGGTTCATTGCCAGCCGTTTCGGCCGCCCGCTGTCGATCGCCGCGATCGTTGTGACGGTCCTGCTGCTGATCCCCTACGGCCTGATCAAGCCGCATTTTTCCTTCGAGTATTTCGTCGCCAAGGACTCTGCCGCGCTCAGCACAGCCGAGCAGATCGACGATGGCGTCGGCGGCGTGGCGCCGCTCTATATCCGCGTCCCGCTGGCCGGGAATGATCCCAATATGAGCGATGCCGATTTCGCGACGGTACAGACCGCCCATCGTATCCTCGAAAGCCATATCGGGGAGAACAAGGTGATCTCGGCGGCCAGCATCACCAATTATGTCGAGAGCGGCTTTTCGCGCGAGGAAGTGTTCGAGAGCGTCGGCCCCTTCATGCGTCAGCGTTTCGTCACCGATGATGGCTCCCAGGCGCTGATCACCGGCTTCATGCCGGTCATCCTCGCCTCGGAAGATCTCAAGCAGCTGGTTGCCGACGTCAGCCAGGAACTGCAGGCCGCTGGCGTCGAAGGCGCCGAAATCGGCGGGCTGCGCGTGCTGACGACCTTTGGCACCGATCAGATCGTCACCGGCCTCCAGCTCGACCTGACGCTCTCGGTCATCATCAACATTGCCCTGATCGGCTTTGCCTTCCAGTCCTATCGGGTAGCGCTGGCCTCGGCCATTCCCAACCTCTTCCCGGTGCTGGGCACCATTGCCTGGCTCTATGTCACCGGCCAGGGCATGCAACTGACCACGGTCATCGCCCTCACCATCGCCTTCGGCATTGCCGTGGACGACACGGTGCATTTCCTGTCCCATTACCTCCATTCCCGCCGCGAGGAAGGCCGATCGCATATCGACGCCGTGCGGCACACGCTTGACCGCATCGGTGGCGCCATCGTTGGCACCACCATCATCCTCTGTGCTGGCGTCATCATCGTCGCCTTTTCCGACCTGCCGCAGGTGGCCCTGTTCGGCTCGCTGTTCATCGCCACGCTGCTGTTCGCGCTGGTGGGGGATCTCTTCATCCTGCCGGCCCTGATGGTGGCGGGCGGAAAGTTCTTCCATCCGCTTGGCCGCATCCGCGTCGCCACGGTTGACCATGATGCCACGCCGGACGATCCGACCGGCGACACCATCACCGGCGATGGTGGCACGGAAGGGCATTCGAGCCCTGCTTGA